Below is a genomic region from Paenibacillus pabuli.
TCTGCTTCGGAATGTGGAGGATTGGGAAACGGCCGAAGATCTGCAGGAATTGTGCAAGGATGGCTTCCAAAAACTTGCCGGACAGATGCAGGCGCTCCGTTGTTCCAAAAAACATCGGACGCATATTCTGGAGATTCGCAAGTATATCGAAGAGAACTATAACAATCCTGATCTATCTTTGAATTATTTGAGTGACCTGTTCGATATTAATCCGAAATATTTAAGCAAGCTTTTCAAGGATGAGATTGGTGAGAAATTTGTGGATTTGCTGATCAGTCAGCGGATTGAGAAGGCCAAACAGTTGATGCAGGAGACGGATAAGGCCATTCAGGAGATCAGTGAGGAAGTCGGATACACGAATTACAACTCATTCAACCGGGCCTTCAAAAATGTGGTAGGGGTCGCACCGAGCGATTACCGAAAAGCCATTTGATCGCAAGTGGAACACAAGCAGCAAGCCAAGCCAAATGCATAAGGAGAATGTGCACATGGATTATAGAGATGCTTCGTTACCGATCCCCGAGCGGGTACAGAATTTGCTTGAACAGATGACTACGGAAGAGAAAATCGGTCAGCTGATTCAGCCGATGGGCTGGAAGACATACCGGAAAGAGTCGGATGGCACCGTACAAGTGACGGAGGAATTCAAGGAGAATATCGCGCAAGGTGGCGTTGGTTCACTATACGGCGTGCTTCGTGCCGATCCGTGGACCGAGGTAACACTGGAAACCGGATTGACCCCGGGCCAGGGAGCGGCTGCCACCAATGAAATTCAGCGCTATGCGATTGAAAACTCGCGTCTGGGCATTCCCATTTTGTTCGGGGAAGAATGTTCGCATGGCCATATGGCGATCGGGGCAACGGTATTTCCGGTGCCGCTGACCGTAGGAAGCACGTGGAACACGGAATTATACCGCAAGATGTGTGAGGCCATTGCGGTCGAGACTCGCAGCCAGGGCGGAGCAGCAACCTATTCGCCTGTGCTGGATGTGGTACGGGACCCAAGATGGGGACGGACCGAGGAGTGTTTTGCCGAAGACCCGTATCTGATTGGTGAGTTGGCAGTGGAAGCGATTAGGGGATTGCAGGGAGATCGTCTCGATTCGGACCGGACCATTATTGCAACGCTGAAGCATTTTGCGGGATATGGAAGCTCGGAAGGAGGTCGTAACGCTGCTCCTGTTCATATGGGTCTGCGCGAGCTGCATGAGGTAGACCTGCTGCCCTTCAAAAAGGCGGTGGAAGCCGGCGCTTGCTCTGTGATGACTGCGTACAACGAGATTGACGGTGTACCCTGCACATCCAGCACGTATCTGTTGAACGATCTCCTGCGCGAGCAGTGGGGCTTTGAGGGGTTTGTGATTACCGACTTCGGTGCCATTCAGATGTTGGTTAACGGACATAACACAGCAGAGAACGGGGAGCAGGCCGTAGCTCAATCCCTTCAAGCCGGTGTGGACATGGAGATGTCCGGATTCATGTATCGTAAACATCTGGCGCATGCGCTGGAGCAGGGATTGATTCGTAATCAGGATCTGGACACAGCGGTATGGCGGATTTTGGAGATGAAGTTTAGATTGGGGCTGTTTGAGCAGCCTTATGTCGATCCTGACTTCGCGGAGCGAGTAATTGGTTGCGAAGAGCATGTGGAGCTTGCGAGGAAGGCAGCCCAGGAAGGGATTGTTTTGCTCAAAAATGAGGGGAATCTCCTTCCGCTCAGCAAGACGAATGTGAAACTTGCCGTGATTGGCCCGAATGCCAATCATACATATAACCAGCTGGGAGACTACACTTCTCCACAACCGAGTGGACAGATTGTAACGGTGCTGGACGGCATACGCCGAAAGCTCGGGGCAGATGCGGATCAAGTCCTGTATGCACCTGGCTGCCGGATCAAGGGCGATTCCAGGGAGGGCTTTGCCCAGGCGCTTGCTTGTGCTGAACAGGCCGACGTGATCGTAATGGTTATGGGTGGATCAAGTGCTCGTGACTTTGGGGAAGGCACGATTGATCTGCGGACGGGTGCATCGGTAGTAACGGATGGCCCCTGGAATGATATGGAATGTGGTGAGGGCATCGACCGTTCATCGCTGAATCTGATGGGTGTTCAACTGGAGCTGGTGCAGGAAGTGCATAAGCTGGGCAAACCCGTGGTTGTCGTATATATTAACGGACGGCCTATTGCAGAACCTTGGATCGACAAGCATGTCCATGCCATTTTGGAGGCCTGGTACCCGGGACAGGAGGGTGGCAATGCGGTTGCGGACATTC
It encodes:
- a CDS encoding glycoside hydrolase family 3 N-terminal domain-containing protein, yielding MDYRDASLPIPERVQNLLEQMTTEEKIGQLIQPMGWKTYRKESDGTVQVTEEFKENIAQGGVGSLYGVLRADPWTEVTLETGLTPGQGAAATNEIQRYAIENSRLGIPILFGEECSHGHMAIGATVFPVPLTVGSTWNTELYRKMCEAIAVETRSQGGAATYSPVLDVVRDPRWGRTEECFAEDPYLIGELAVEAIRGLQGDRLDSDRTIIATLKHFAGYGSSEGGRNAAPVHMGLRELHEVDLLPFKKAVEAGACSVMTAYNEIDGVPCTSSTYLLNDLLREQWGFEGFVITDFGAIQMLVNGHNTAENGEQAVAQSLQAGVDMEMSGFMYRKHLAHALEQGLIRNQDLDTAVWRILEMKFRLGLFEQPYVDPDFAERVIGCEEHVELARKAAQEGIVLLKNEGNLLPLSKTNVKLAVIGPNANHTYNQLGDYTSPQPSGQIVTVLDGIRRKLGADADQVLYAPGCRIKGDSREGFAQALACAEQADVIVMVMGGSSARDFGEGTIDLRTGASVVTDGPWNDMECGEGIDRSSLNLMGVQLELVQEVHKLGKPVVVVYINGRPIAEPWIDKHVHAILEAWYPGQEGGNAVADILFGDVNPSGRLTISIPKHVGQLPVVYNARRTRGKRYLEMDLEPQYPFGFGLSYTEFQYDHVRVVPEIIDPNGEAEVQVEVTNTGTVAGAEVVQFYITDEAASVTRPEISLKGFRKIHLEPGQTRTVTFPVNAEHLELMDSRHQWVVEPGRFRLMVGSSSKEWKACDLQVRSEVGPA